AATTTTGCACATGTGAAGAACTgagaaataaaacaattacaGCAGGAATAGAAACAATTAGCAATTTAGAGAAGAGAAAGCGGTGATGAACAGATATAAGCACAGAACCAAAACATGTGTAGGGAGAAGCGGAAGAGACTCTTATCTTTGAaaagagtgggtggggggaaagtaatTTGAGCATAAGAAAAAACATGAAAGAACACAACATATATCACAGGCTCTACCAAAGCAGTGGAAATCAATCTAGTCCTAAAGACAGACTGCTTAACTTGTTTGCAACAACCACTCCTCCCCACACACTTTCTATTACTAAAATGTAACAGAATTTTTTTTCTGGTTGAAGAACTAATCACACCTGCACAGACTCTAGCATGGTGTTCTAGGGATAACCACACCTAAAATTCACActatattaaattattttaatataatttaaaaggttttattgttatattcttttcagtggtggccccccaattatggaacgatctccctgacaaggcttgcctggcactgacattattatctttttggtgccaggtcaagacttctcttctcccaggcatttaacagtttacgttgagtttttaattgactcagaatagttgttttaaatggatattgtatctaatctgtttttatggttttaaattttgtatatcgttttttaatgttcagtacttttaatgttcactgcccagagagcttcagctatggggcggtatataactatAAATCATCAACATTACCCTTTAAATCCAGTTAAcgtcttttattagaattatagtatttattgcattttgtaaactgctgacctTTTTATTTCATGTTCAGCGCTTTTTAACAAAacgctttattattattattaataataataataataataataataatggttcctCAGTCCTGCCCTAGACATTCTGGCAATATAAAGCAGATGCTAGAATGAGGGTGGATCTAACCCCAGCAGCCAGATGCAACATCCTCCCCACCACCTCACAAAAGACCCAGCCGCAAGATTTCACAAGTTATCTCTTTATTTGGAACACAAGCACACGAGGGGGTGGTATGCTGAAACCCACTGGCCAGCAAtgaggcagcagtggcagcagcaactaTCTCTGGGGCACCCAGGCAGCCTACCAAAGGCGAAGGGATTTCTGAGCAGGGATGGGATCTCAAAGGGTGGGCACAGGCTACACGAGCAAGGAaagcaggctgagctgagaggGGCAGTGTCAGCCCTGTGGGCCTAAGTTCAAAGCTTGGCAGACCCGAGTCCACTGTTGGAAGGGGAGTGAAGCCTGACAGCCACGTTCCTCTCCATCTGGAAGGTCAGCAAGGCAAGGGGCCTTCTGTCCACCAGAGCTTGGAAGAGTAGCTACTCCTGGGGAAATGACTGCATGCAACCTACATCTCTCAAGGGTGCAGGGGCCAGTTGCAGTTTTGACTGGGAGTTCTAGGATGGGTGTAGGCAAGGGAGTCCTGGCCTCACCATGagctcttcccccacccagctAGTATCCAACCTGCCACAGCACAACTCAAGATGTCTTCCGGTGCGCAAAACTGCCTAGGCATGGTCCAAAGTTCATGCAAACTGCCAAGAGCCTCCAGAATCTCTCACCAGCCCATGCCTGGTGATGATGGCATACTATTCGAAGGTACCAGCTGCTTCACCTTTGAGAGGAGGATCCCCCAATTCCCTTCCAAAGCAGGATTGTCCCAAGTCTGCAACTCCCAGAGCAGGTTGGAAGAGGCCCACACGTGGCTCAGCTTCCACCCAGCTCCCACTTGGCATCTCCCATCGGCCTGGCTCAGCGGCGACTGCAAGGaatcccagcagcagcacccgcCTCTGCTTGGCGAGGGTGCCCCCAAGCTCCCCCCCTTTGCCCCAAGACAGTGTGGCATGCATGCAACTCCCCGGCCGCTttgttcatttcttcttcttctcttgtgTGCTGGTAAACCAGGAGTCCAGGAGCTTCTTGCAGTAATAAAGCTGCCAGCCGTGGACTTgaactgccaccaccaccagcaggtaCATGACCGAGACCGCCGAGAAGCCAAAGATGAAGCGGTAGGCCTTGCCGTGGCGGTAGAGCTGTTGCGCCATGGGGAACATCTCCATGCTACCGTAGATGAGAGGCGCCACTGAGAAAAGGCCGGTGCTGATCATGGAGATCACCAGGTAGCTTATGTTGTTTcgggggaaggaaaggaggccGAAGAGTGAAGGGATGATGCTGAGCAGGTAGGGGTACTCCCACTGGTAAGGCATGGCCACCTGGTCATGGGGCAGGAGCTTGAAGTGAGCCACGCACATCTgagccaccaccagcagccacacTGCCACCTGCATGTAGATGAGTTTCTTAATCTCAGACTTGAGGGACACACTGTGGAAAGCAGAGAGAAAAGAGGTGATCAACAGGCAATGCTAAAGTTAATGGTGGTGAGAGAGGCTGTATTGtgggagatgacagtgggggAAGCAAGACCACGCCACCAGCCCTATTGAAAGCCTAATCatattttccctcttccctctgtattcctttttccttgtgtgccttcTTTCTAGACTGCAAGACTGCAGGCAAGAACTatcttcttttactgtttatttatAAGTTGCTCTGGGAATCTGTTtgactgaggagtgggataaaaatacgctaaataaatattctaaataataaataagctaCGCTGGTGAGAAAGCAGGCAGAAAGACCCAGgttagaagttttttaaaaaacaaacaaaccctgaaacATGGAGTAGACCTTAAACGCTTAAACGCTTTCATACTCTAcatcagccttacccaacctggggcccttcagatgtgttgactaAAAATCCCAACGTCCCCATGCATTGGGCTTAATGACTAGgtatgatgggggttgtaatccaattCATCTGGTGGGCCCCCAGGTTGTGGAAAACTGCCCTTGACTTTCATGTTTACAGTGCAATGTGTTGCAGGACAATCCCTAACTGACCACACTCTAGGGGGTAGGATATTAATGATAAGCCAGCACAGCCCAAGGTTATCACCTAATTTTGTGTTACGTACTTTTTgtatcagaggtgcagaacctccagaCTTCAGGACTCCCTAGTCCAGCCTGTGGAGCCTCTTGGGGTTCCCCCAGGAGGCGAGGCGTAGGCTCCAAACCCCATTCCCCAGAGGAAATCCCTCAGAGGGATTTATTATCGCTGGTCTCAGAATGGAGGTAACAGTGGGCGCTCCCCTGCTGGAGCGCACCTACAGCAGAACCACCACCCTGTCATTTCGAATCTGAGATCAGAGGTAACAGCAGGGATGTGGGTGGCAAAAACAGCCCAACTGAGCAACAAAATCCTGGACTTTCCAGAGCAAAATCCCCAAACTTGACAAGTCTATATTACTGGTGTTTAATAGTGCTTATTTCCACAGCACTTTTAAAGTGTAAAATGCCATACTATTCTGAGATGGCATCCTTACAATTTATGGGTGTGCATGTGTCCCTGATTTGATCAATGGAAGCAGCCCAAGACTACCATAGGCTTCATTCTACACCATGCagaatattgcacaatgaaagcggtatataaaaggcaggagccacaccaagcaggatatagtagtatgacagtggtaaatggtatgtgtcaatgggccccactaTATGCATACCATATAGTGgtatgcacttcaataccactataaagcagtagtgtgactcctgccttttatataccgctttcatagcacaatatcctggttggtgtagatgaggccttaaatCTAGTCTTTCACCAATTGGTTTTCAATAATGTGTAGAGAAATAAAACTGATTCAGGCAAAAATGTCTACACATCATACATCAAAACTGCACTGAGCTGCAATGCCAGTATTTTCAAGAGTGGAgaatgtgagaataaaatagatgTTAGTTAATTGAGGTGTAAGGTACAAGAAAGGCTGAATGGCAATCAAGTAGCCAACCTTTTCCTGGCAGGGGCTAAATCACAGGGGCTAAATCTGTATTtacttacttttatttatttaatttacttcAGTTGAAAAAGCTCAGAGTGCTGATATACAATTAATGAAACAAGGCAGTCCTGGCCTGTAGGcttaatattaatttaaaaggTCCGGGAGCCTTGCCAGAAAAAAAACTTGGCAACCAAAACAGCAGGTGATCTTCCAatcaccttctttcctcccccactttcttcTGTCTGTCTTCTTACAGAGCAAGGGTGCTTCCAGTCTGAGAGCCCTGGGTGCTAGTAATTAGTAGGCACAgtgcagcaattctgtctttttaTCCTTAATGGATGTTCTgcactaagaaaagaaaaggacagaagaagcaacaggaaaacatgggagggttacaggcGGAACATGTCCACGCCTAGGCCTCTGTAAAATCCTGTAAATGAGGCAGGGAGATGGCACTATAAAAACATCATTTGTAATGCGACAtcatttaagatgcaatcctatatatgtttaggaggaggggaagtcctacaacttccagcatgctaggagttgcaggacttttttccttcTAACAAtacataggatcgcacccttattAATGTACTGGGTGGATACCCCGCTTTTCAGCTGGAAAGACTcctatatatgtattttaaaaaacgaACCCAAAAACGAACCCAAATTGCCATAAATTACTATATAGAAAAGAGCAGcatgctttcccccccacccactccgtTGTGGGGGTTGGAAAACCCGCAATAACCCCATTGCCAAAGCAAGCAACCAGGTACACGGATGTGGGACCCTAGGACGGGGCGTCTGCAGGGGAATgactggaggaggaggcggcggggaAGAGCTTTGGTTTTCCGGCCGAGCGCGCGTCCcgagttccccacccccacctcatttGGAAGTGCTCGGCCACGCGCTCCCGGTGCCGGAAGTCGCTGCCATCGGTTCCCGTGGCTCGGGGTCCCGCGCGGGAAGCCATCTTTCACGGAGGGGCGGAAAGCCGACGTCAGCGCAGGCAGAACGCCAAAGTGCGCATGCGTAAACTCTGAGCGAGCGCTTCGCTTTACGGTCCTATCCTTCCCTCCTGCCCCGCGACTTTCCATGCGAAACGTTGGCAGTTCTGCGCCTTTGGTGGACAGACTCTATGGTTGCGGTTGAATGGCGCTGTTTCCTCCCGCGGCTCTTATTTAGCGGTTCGCCGATTTCTCCTCCAGGTGGCGCTGCACAATCCCTGCTCACTAGAAAGAAGGGAGTGGAACCCCGCTGATCCCGTTCCCTTATGCGAAACTACATCTCCCGGCAGCCCCAGCGCCATGCTAGTTTCTCTTTGTACGCACGCGCGTGCTTGAATGGGCCCCTGTGCTTTCGCCGCCTCGGGTCTCTCGTGATGTTCCGATCCACCGCTTGGCGCCTGTTCCGCGGGTGCGAAAGATCATGGGCGCCCTTCAGTACGCGTGCCTGGTAAGAGGCTCGTAAGGAAGAAGGCGGAAGAAACTCTGTGGGGAGGCGCGTTGCCACCCGCTTTCTGATTCTTCTCCCTCCTTCTGGCAAGGCTTGTATTGAGTGACAGGCAGAAACCCAACAGGTTTGGTTCTTCGCGATATGGGGGGAGACTCACCTGTTGAATATCTGCATCCTTTGCTAGAAATAAAGGGAAGTAATGAGAATAAGCCCACGTTTGTGTCCTGCCTGTTTATTCCCTAGCCACACAcgtgtataattttatattttccaAACATCTCGCCAATATACTGTTGAATGGGGTGGTGGGAAGATGTGTAGGAATTAGAGACATTGCTCATTAGAGCTTAAACCTGGAAGCTGTTTATAGTGTCAAGGCTCAATTGTCAAAAGTAATGATAAAGAAAAGGGCCTCCAAGCATGTACAGAGGATCTTTCTCTTTCACTAGTAAGCATAGCCTGGCATTAAGATGTCGTGTTTCTTAATCTGCGGTGATTTTTAGGCAAGGTGGACTCTGTCTTCCCCCGCCTCTTTTCTCCCCTTCCAAATAAAGCCCTAGGTACGGTTGAGTGGGGGAACTCAGGGAGGGGCTTTTTGTAGAGGTAATTTGATGGCACTGGGTgtgaagaaaaggggggaatggagaggAATCTTGAAGTGTTTGGAACTGATTGGATCTCGTTCAGATTTGTGAAAAATCTTGGGTAGGAGCTGAAAACCATGTCTGGGGTAACCAGCGGAATTGCTTATGGCAATGAAAGTTTTAGGTAGGGTGATAGGATTCATGTGGATGTTTATTCCTTCACTGATTCATTTTATTGGGACCTACAACCCATCTTGTCAGGTACTTTGAAAGTTGTGGAATAGAAATCCTCATGTGTATCTAAACAAAAGTATTCATATGTCCTACTGATTTCAGGGAGGCTGAGATAAGTAACACCAGCTGCTCTGGGAGAGGTCTGGAGATGGAGGCAGGCAAGGATACCATCTTTACACCTGCTTCTAGATCAGCCAAGAGTTCACAAGAACCAGTTCTCTACAAGCCTGTGATTAAAATTCCATTTTCCTCCTTCCTTGTGCACCCATTTATTTAATCTCTGTATCTGGTGAGTCCCTTAATGGACATGGAGCCATCCTGTCATTCAGAGCTGCTAGCAGCCCTGGCATTTCTGGTGGAGCCCAAGGTATCAATTCAGAGACTAATATTTATGTATTGCTGGAGGAGATTTAAGAACGGTGGGCAAACCGTAGGTAGAGAAAACCAGGGTTAGGATGGTAGAAGAAAGCAGGGAGCTTAAGCCTGGCTAGCTAGCTACGCAGTGGTGCAGGGGTGGACAATGtgtcatcctccagatgttttggccttcaactttcatcatccctcacctttggctaccctggctagggctgacgggagttgtaggtcaaaacatctagaggatgaCACATTGTCCACCCCTGCAATAGATATTCTTTTTACACTTTCCCTTCTTGCAGGTACGAGATGCTGAAGGAAAGAGGCTTGGGGAAGCCAATGGCAGAGAGTTCTGGCCGAGAAAGCATATTGGGGCCCAAAAGACCGCTGGGCCGTGAGAACCTGCTGAGGCTACTGGCAGCATCAGTGGTGCACAGAGATGGTATGTATGTTGTCTCTCCTAATAATACTAGAGCCGTGGAGGAactttcagatgttgttggactccaggtACCATTATCTttgcccattggctatgctgactgaggGTGATGGATGGAGTTCATCAGCATTTGGAGAACCACAGGTTCCTTGCCCCTGAACCAGCagttgggatcatccagggaaaCCGAATggctggagaggaagagggaatatttcttcacacaatgaGGAGTTCATGGATGGGATTTGCTACTCTGAGATATGACAGTGACCACTAGCTTGGCAGGATTTAGAAGGAGATGACGCAATAGGGCTCTATGGGCAGATTAGGCATTGCAGGGGGTGCTGTGAGGGCCATCGCTCAGTGATGGAGCAaatgtgttgcatgcagaaggtcccaggttcaatctccaggtaggacaggaaaaaatccctgcctgaaaccctggagagaagttgctgtcagtcagtgcggacaatactgggctcgatggacccatggcctgagtcagaataaggcagattcctatgttcctaggtcAGGTCTGTTGATGGTTACTGCTCACAATGGTGGttgaatggaacctccatgttcaggtgTAGGTTGCCCCACTGAATGCCAGTGGTTGAGGGACAGTGACAGGAGTGGGCTTTGGCCTTGAGTTCCTGCTGGTGtgttttccggggggggggggggggctctgtttGGCCACTGGGGCAAAGAAGTGGGGGCTTATCGAGTGGGCTGCCCTATGTGACTGAGGAGCCACATTCTTCTTTGTAGGTCATAGGTTGTATTTGCCTAGTGTAAGGTGATGGGCAGCAAGGCGAACCTTGAGAAAAGACCGTAGGAATGCCTGAAAACCTCTGTGTTTTGCAAGGGAATCCATTCGCAGAAATGTGCAGAATGTAACTTCTGTGTAACTATGCAATTGTAGATCTCGCTTTTATCTGTCTATGtcaagccttccccaagctggggcccttgagatctgttggactacaactcccctagTCCTCCAGctaccacatctggagggcagcaagttggggaaagctggtctgtgtattctctctcttcccccttcacTTTCCCCATTAGTGTTGTGGGTTTACCAGAAAATTGGCATTGAATTCAATTACCAAATTAGGCTAAttttcatcaggaaaaaaaaatcattttgcatCAAGAAAATGTCTGTTTCCCTAGACAGTGATCTAGTTTCgcatgtttatttgtatttagtaaacaacaaataAGCACTCCATGTTAATTATCTTGTCGGAATGCACTGCAAATATATGACCTGAAATATCTGAGGGAGAAGATGAAAGGAGATGTTAACGTAGGcctttttattggaatacttgttaaattttaaagggaaaaaacaaaGGTTGACACACTAATACGTTTTAGCAACGCAAAGATAGGTCGGCATGTTATGTTGACAACCAGTTACCttcaactttgaaactgcctATTATTGTAATTGCAGTTGGCATCCATTTGTCGTTACTTGTGAATGGGAACACTGAGTGTAGAGAGGAGTAGGAAGAGCTACTGCTAACTGAGAAGCCCCG
This window of the Elgaria multicarinata webbii isolate HBS135686 ecotype San Diego chromosome 3, rElgMul1.1.pri, whole genome shotgun sequence genome carries:
- the JAGN1 gene encoding protein jagunal homolog 1, coding for MASRAGPRATGTDGSDFRHRERVAEHFQMSVSLKSEIKKLIYMQVAVWLLVVAQMCVAHFKLLPHDQVAMPYQWEYPYLLSIIPSLFGLLSFPRNNISYLVISMISTGLFSVAPLIYGSMEMFPMAQQLYRHGKAYRFIFGFSAVSVMYLLVVVAVQVHGWQLYYCKKLLDSWFTSTQEKKKK